AGCTACAGCGCTTGATGGCTCTATGTCTAGCTTGAGAGTTTCCTGTGAGAACCTCATTGCATCCAGAATCTCATTTTCGGATACCAGAAACACATCCGTAAGATGTCGGTGCAAGATGGGGAGCGTTCGACTGCCAAGACTCGTCCGAAGACCGTCCGCCACCGTGCGGGGGGTGGTCATTGGCACAACCTCGTTTTGACGAAGCGATTCAATGACATCTGCCGCTCCGAGCGGCTCGCAGGCATACAGCAACAAGTGTGGATTGAGATGGTGGGCCGCTATGCAAAGACCCGATAGGAGCCCTCCTCCTCCTCCTACTGGTCCCAGTACGACATCAAGATCGCTGACCTGTTGAAGTAGCTCCAGCATGACGGTTCCTTGGCCTGCAATGACCTGAGGATCATTGAATGCATGGATTTGCCGGGCCCTCCGCTGCAAAAGCGTCTCATGAAGAGTCTGCTCTGCGGCTGCACGATCTTCGACCACGATCACGTGAGCGCCATGTTGAGCGATGGCCTGATGCTTTCTCGGTACATACGGTTTCGGGACAATTACGTATGCGGAAAGGTTAAGTAGCGAGGCGGCTAGGGCAAGGCCTTGCCCGTGATTTCCCGAGGAAATAGTAGCCACCGTCCGGTCAAGGCCTGTTGCTGCTACTTCCGACGTTGCGTAGTAGGCTCCGCGAAACTTGAAAGATCCTGTCCGTTGAGCCATCTCGCATTTCAGAAAGACGGTAGCGGACGCCAAGGCATCAAGTTCTACATTTGTCTTGACCGGTGTGACGAGAGAAACGTTGTGGAGCGTTTCCCTTGCTCGCAGGATATCTTCGAAAGAGACCTCAACACCCATAGGTCTTACCAGCAGAATGCGCACATGGGCGAAAGAGTCGAACTCAATAGGAAGGGTGGAAGAATTTCCAGAACTATCCAGAACTATATGGAGCGGGAAAAGGGATTTGAACCCTCGACCCTCGCCTTGGCAAGGCACCTTAAATGTAATAGTTTCAATGACTTAATCGTTCTCGTCCTTGCATCAACTCGTAGGTTTTTCCAGCACTTACGAAAGGGACCGTCTATATAGACAGTAGGGGTTTTACTACCTCCCGTGTGCCCAATCAGTTTGCACCCAGCCTGAGGGAGAACTCATACATTCACAGAGACGTAACGGAAGTTCCTGTCCGCTTTCCCTTACTCCGGAACTCAACGCCATGACCCGCTCTAGGTGAATGAGGGGACCGGTAGCGAAGA
This portion of the Nitrospira sp. genome encodes:
- a CDS encoding pyridoxal-phosphate dependent enzyme; translated protein: MGVEVSFEDILRARETLHNVSLVTPVKTNVELDALASATVFLKCEMAQRTGSFKFRGAYYATSEVAATGLDRTVATISSGNHGQGLALAASLLNLSAYVIVPKPYVPRKHQAIAQHGAHVIVVEDRAAAEQTLHETLLQRRARQIHAFNDPQVIAGQGTVMLELLQQVSDLDVVLGPVGGGGGLLSGLCIAAHHLNPHLLLYACEPLGAADVIESLRQNEVVPMTTPRTVADGLRTSLGSRTLPILHRHLTDVFLVSENEILDAMRFSQETLKLDIEPSSAVALAPLLRREPALVGRRVGVILTGGNVDLDSFWPSVTRA